One stretch of Prionailurus viverrinus isolate Anna chromosome C1, UM_Priviv_1.0, whole genome shotgun sequence DNA includes these proteins:
- the LOC125171618 gene encoding M-phase-specific PLK1-interacting protein-like yields the protein FGSQYPGSYSGSYSKSPSGLQFGYSPGQQETHPEGSSRTSTPFGSGCGGEKRMSNELESYFKPSMLEDPWAGLEPISVVDFNQQYNSIQTFRGRKGRYFC from the coding sequence TTTGGGTCTCAGTACCCTGGCAGCTATTCTGGCTCCTACTCCAAGTCACCCTCGGGGTTGCAATTCGGATACTCCCCAGGGCAGCAGGAAACCCACCCCGAGGGTTCTTCAAGGACATCTACACCCTTTGGATCAGGGTGtggtggagaaaaaagaatgtcTAATGAGTTGGAAAGTTACTTCAAGCCTTCAATGCTTGAAGACCCTTGGGCTGGCCTTGAACCCATATCTGTAGTGGATTTTAACCAACAATACAACAGTATTCAAACATtcagaggcagaaaaggaagatacttttgttaa